The following DNA comes from Enterobacter sp. SA187.
CGCCACTTCTCAGACGAGCGTTCTGCTTTATCCATGCCAGCAACAAAACCACCCACCTTGGCGATCAGGTCAATCGTCAGGGTTCCGAGGGATTTACCGGCCATATTATCTCCATAAAAAAACCGCCAAAGCGGATATTTTTACATTCAGGGTTTATTCGGTGATTATTACCGCCTGCTGACTAATTCCAGTTTTTCATCGCGTCTTCCAGCGACACGGGCGGCTCGTCAATATGAGGCGCGAAATCACTGATGCGGAACGACGGGGTGTCCTTACCTTTGTTGACGTTCGCCAGCACGGAGGCGATCAGCGCCGCGCCCCACTCTGTCCGCATCATCGGGTTCAGTCCTCCATACTGGCTGCGGTACCGGAGCCAGAGCTGGAACTCTCTGAGGCTGAGTCGTTCTTGAGCTTCGGCGATCGTTCTTCCGCCGATGCCGTTGAGGACGAGCTCGCACCAAACCTCATCTTCGGCGGTGAGTTCATCTTTCCCAGCTCGTTCACCTCCTGAATAGCGACCAGCAGCGCCACCGTAAGCGCCCCATCAAGCGCGCCGCGCTCCGGATCAGCTTCGCCGGTGATATCTTTGGGCGTAAAAATCGGGTTGCCGGCTTCATCACAAACCGCCGCCGCGATATAACCGGCTACGCCATCTATTTTGCCTGCGCTGGCCTGAATGCCCTGGGTAGCAGCATGGTAACCGGCAGGCCGAATGAACACCGTTGCGGTCAGCTCCTCTTCTCCCTGTTTCCAGGTGATCTCTTTTTCAATCGGGCGGCCGGTGAACGCCCCGGCTTTTTTCAGATTATCGAGCGTCAGTTGCATGATTTTTCCTGCTCCAAAAGTTATACGGGGCATACGCCCCGCGTTGCTTAACTGCCAGCTTGGACTTTCGGCACCCATACCGCCGGGCCAGAACGCTGAACCGA
Coding sequences within:
- a CDS encoding phage tail assembly protein T; protein product: MMRTEWGAALIASVLANVNKGKDTPSFRISDFAPHIDEPPVSLEDAMKNWN
- a CDS encoding phage tail assembly chaperone family protein, TAC, which produces MQLTLDNLKKAGAFTGRPIEKEITWKQGEEELTATVFIRPAGYHAATQGIQASAGKIDGVAGYIAAAVCDEAGNPIFTPKDITGEADPERGALDGALTVALLVAIQEVNELGKMNSPPKMRFGASSSSTASAEERSPKLKNDSASESSSSGSGTAASMED